The Acidaminococcus fermentans DSM 20731 sequence ATGCGGGGCCGGGGACTGGAAGAAGCGGTCCAGCAGGCTCTCCACAGCGGCAAGCCTTTCCTGGGCATCTGCCTGGGAGAACAGCTGCTGTTCGAAGGCAGCGAAGAAGCACCGGGAGTAAAGGGCCTGGGGTATTTCAAGGGCCAGGTGAAGAAAATCGTCACGGAATACAAGATCCCCCATATGGGGTGGAACCGGATCACCACGGTGAATCCCTCCCCCCTGCTGCAGGATGCTGACGGAAAGTACGTATACTTCGTCCACAGCTTCCATGCAGTGCCGGAGGATCCGTCCATCATTACGTCGGTCTGCGATTACGGGACCCGGAT is a genomic window containing:
- the hisH gene encoding imidazole glycerol phosphate synthase subunit HisH yields the protein MDKDTIVIIDYGRGNLHSVYNGLLKIGASPVVSGDPKVIEAAPKVILPGVGSFGDCMDTMRGRGLEEAVQQALHSGKPFLGICLGEQLLFEGSEEAPGVKGLGYFKGQVKKIVTEYKIPHMGWNRITTVNPSPLLQDADGKYVYFVHSFHAVPEDPSIITSVCDYGTRITASVGQGSVQGFQFHPEKSSFAGLAMLKAFKEWKL